A genome region from Flavobacterium sp. CFS9 includes the following:
- a CDS encoding phage tail sheath C-terminal domain-containing protein: MATTYKTPGVYVEEIVKFPPSVAQVETAIPAFIGYTEKATNKINGDLKLKPTRITSLLEYERFFGSAKPETTISVTINDVSTDNGDVRSIIVDQPTSKQPFLMYYSLQLFFANGGGPCYIVSVGRYGNDLDDADSPVTTINNSNALKSGLAEIEKVDEPTLLLFPDATKVSGITITDYYGLYNDALTQCQNLQDRFTLIDTLNYDESSPTDTNIDDLRNKVSSEKDTIKYGAAYYPHLETILDYAFDASKIVLKHYSYTAKAYDKIAEGLVPIEDPATGITATVTKLVSEPVAGDIAGQISDLLLQMYSNNATGFDLGGTFASSPAKKTAFLNKLNPLLTTLEALSILKSSLNDEANAAISTISDEDPGIANTITSTLNTFNLIFTAPGKIDAVYKNLKALKKKIQDENTDPKLKKILLTDTLNFDTELKKLVTYTPLNAQTGISGLVNNFSGIAAALTALLAAIKSVNGKDLNNGALNGRKLSALEAVDNATYNKILTEIYNLPITLPPSSAIAGVYARVDKDRGVWKAPANVSLNYVIKPTVKITNNIQDGLNVDTVAGKSINAIRSFTGKGTLVWGSRTLAGNDNEWRYVPVRRFFNMAEESIKKATEQFVFEPNDANTWIRVRAMIENFLILQWRAGALAGAKPEQAFYVRIGLGQTMSAIDILEGRLIVEIGMAVVRPAEFIILRFSHKMQES; the protein is encoded by the coding sequence ATGGCAACAACTTACAAAACACCCGGGGTATATGTGGAGGAAATCGTAAAATTCCCTCCTTCTGTTGCCCAGGTAGAAACAGCAATTCCCGCTTTTATTGGCTATACTGAAAAAGCTACAAACAAGATTAATGGAGATTTGAAATTAAAACCAACCCGAATAACATCTCTCTTAGAATACGAACGTTTTTTCGGCTCTGCAAAACCGGAAACAACCATTAGTGTTACCATCAATGATGTTTCTACTGATAATGGTGACGTCAGATCTATTATTGTAGATCAGCCTACTTCAAAGCAGCCTTTCCTGATGTATTATTCGCTGCAATTGTTTTTTGCCAATGGCGGTGGTCCTTGCTACATTGTTTCAGTAGGACGTTATGGCAATGATTTAGATGACGCAGATTCTCCTGTTACTACCATCAACAATAGCAATGCGCTGAAAAGCGGACTAGCAGAAATCGAAAAAGTAGATGAACCGACGTTGTTATTGTTTCCGGACGCCACAAAAGTTTCGGGAATTACGATTACGGACTACTACGGGTTATACAACGATGCACTGACTCAATGCCAAAATCTTCAGGACAGATTTACCTTGATTGATACACTGAATTATGATGAATCAAGCCCTACAGATACGAATATAGACGATTTACGAAATAAAGTTAGTTCTGAAAAAGATACGATTAAATACGGAGCAGCTTATTATCCTCACTTAGAGACCATACTTGATTATGCTTTTGATGCGAGTAAAATTGTTTTAAAACACTATTCTTATACGGCAAAAGCTTACGATAAAATTGCTGAGGGATTAGTACCCATTGAAGATCCTGCTACCGGAATTACGGCTACAGTGACCAAATTGGTAAGTGAACCAGTGGCTGGCGATATTGCCGGACAAATTAGTGATCTGTTGTTACAAATGTACAGTAATAATGCCACCGGTTTTGATTTAGGCGGAACCTTTGCGAGCAGCCCTGCAAAAAAAACGGCTTTCTTAAATAAACTGAACCCTTTACTGACTACTTTGGAAGCTTTGTCTATATTAAAGAGTTCATTAAACGATGAAGCCAATGCTGCCATCAGTACCATCTCAGACGAGGATCCCGGAATTGCAAATACCATCACCTCAACCCTGAATACTTTCAATTTAATTTTTACGGCTCCGGGTAAAATCGATGCTGTCTATAAAAATTTAAAAGCGTTAAAGAAAAAAATACAGGATGAAAACACAGATCCTAAACTGAAAAAAATTCTGCTAACCGATACTTTAAATTTTGACACCGAATTAAAAAAACTGGTAACCTATACTCCTCTGAATGCTCAAACGGGAATTAGCGGACTAGTCAATAATTTCTCAGGCATTGCTGCCGCTCTTACCGCGCTTCTAGCTGCTATTAAATCGGTTAACGGAAAAGATTTAAATAATGGAGCATTAAACGGAAGAAAACTAAGTGCTCTGGAAGCAGTTGACAATGCTACTTACAATAAAATCCTTACCGAAATTTACAACCTGCCGATAACACTTCCGCCAAGCTCTGCTATTGCCGGAGTTTATGCGAGAGTTGACAAAGACAGAGGGGTTTGGAAAGCGCCTGCAAATGTAAGTCTGAACTATGTCATAAAACCTACCGTAAAAATCACCAACAACATTCAGGACGGTTTAAATGTCGATACCGTTGCCGGAAAATCAATCAATGCCATCAGAAGCTTCACCGGTAAAGGAACTTTGGTTTGGGGCTCCCGAACATTAGCCGGAAACGATAACGAATGGCGCTATGTACCAGTGAGACGTTTCTTTAATATGGCCGAAGAATCCATCAAAAAAGCGACCGAACAATTTGTGTTTGAACCTAACGATGCCAACACCTGGATACGCGTGCGAGCCATGATCGAGAATTTCCTTATTCTGCAGTGGAGAGCCGGAGCGTTGGCCGGAGCTAAACCGGAACAGGCTTTTTATGTCAGAATCGGATTGGGACAAACTATGTCGGCTATAGACATTCTCGAAGGGCGTTTAATTGTCGAAATTGGAATGGCAGTGGTTCGTCCGGCAG